From Cronobacter turicensis z3032, the proteins below share one genomic window:
- the purC gene encoding Phosphoribosylaminoimidazole-succinocarboxamidesynthase yields the protein MQKQAELYRGKAKTVYSTENPDLLVLEFRNDTSAGDGARIEQFDRKGMVNNKFNYFIMSKLAEAGIPTQMEQLLSDTEALVKKLDMVPVECVIRNRAAGSLVKRLGIEEGIELNPPLFDLFLKNDAMHDPMVNESYCETFGWVSQENLARMKELTYKANDVLKKLFDDAGLILVDFKLEFGLFNGEVTLGDEFSPDGARLWDKKTMDKMDKDRFRQSLGGLIEAYEEVARRLGVNLD from the coding sequence ATGCAAAAGCAAGCTGAGTTGTATCGTGGCAAAGCGAAAACCGTATACAGCACGGAAAACCCGGATCTGTTGGTGCTCGAGTTCCGCAATGATACGTCAGCAGGCGACGGCGCCCGCATTGAGCAGTTTGACCGTAAGGGAATGGTGAACAACAAGTTTAACTATTTCATCATGAGCAAACTGGCCGAAGCGGGCATTCCGACGCAAATGGAACAGCTGCTTTCTGATACCGAAGCGCTGGTGAAAAAGCTCGATATGGTCCCGGTGGAGTGCGTTATTCGCAACCGCGCGGCGGGCTCGCTGGTGAAGCGTCTCGGCATTGAAGAGGGCATCGAACTTAACCCGCCGCTGTTCGACCTGTTCCTGAAAAACGACGCGATGCACGATCCGATGGTTAACGAATCCTACTGCGAAACCTTCGGCTGGGTGAGCCAGGAAAACCTCGCGCGCATGAAAGAGCTGACCTACAAAGCCAACGACGTGCTGAAAAAGCTCTTTGACGACGCGGGCCTGATCCTCGTTGATTTCAAGCTGGAGTTTGGTCTGTTCAACGGCGAAGTGACGCTGGGCGATGAGTTCTCGCCAGATGGCGCGCGTCTGTGGGATAAAAAAACCATGGATAAAATGGATAAAGACCGCTTCCGCCAGAGCCTGGGCGGCCTGATTGAAGCCTATGAAGAAGTCGCTCGCCGTCTTGGCGTAAATCTCGACTAA
- the nlpB gene encoding Lipoprotein 34, translated as MAKVATVSLVMLLAACSSDSRYKRQVSGDESYLDAAPLAELHAPAGMILPVQNGDYNIPASRSNGPVGKQLDIRPPTQPLALVSGARTQFTGDTATLLLESGRNGSLWPQVVSVVQSLNYTIEKRDDASQTLNTDWVQWNRADEDQQYRGRYQVSVKPQGYQQALVVKLINLEQDGKPVADTASLQRYSAEMLNAIASGVDKNDTARQNAADNRTASQIDVTSGSDDVGLPVLVVRAPFNAVWNRLPDTLAKVGMKVTDSTRSTGSVAVTYKALSDSDWQALGARDPGLSNGDYKLQVGDLDNRTSLQFIDPKGHTLTQSQNDALVAAFQAAFSK; from the coding sequence GTGGCGAAAGTAGCAACCGTATCGCTGGTGATGCTGCTCGCCGCCTGTAGTTCCGATTCGCGCTATAAGCGTCAGGTGAGCGGCGACGAGTCCTATCTGGACGCGGCTCCGCTGGCAGAACTGCACGCCCCGGCCGGGATGATCCTGCCGGTGCAAAACGGCGACTATAACATCCCGGCCTCTCGTAGCAACGGCCCGGTTGGCAAACAGCTTGATATTCGCCCGCCAACACAGCCGCTGGCGCTGGTCAGCGGCGCGCGTACCCAGTTCACTGGCGACACCGCCACGCTGCTGCTGGAAAGCGGCCGCAACGGTTCGCTCTGGCCGCAGGTGGTCAGCGTAGTACAGTCGCTCAATTACACGATCGAGAAACGCGACGACGCCTCCCAGACGCTTAACACTGACTGGGTGCAGTGGAACCGCGCCGATGAAGATCAGCAATATCGCGGCCGTTATCAGGTCAGCGTGAAGCCGCAGGGCTACCAGCAGGCGCTGGTGGTGAAGCTCATCAATCTTGAGCAGGATGGCAAACCAGTGGCGGATACCGCCTCGTTGCAGCGTTACAGCGCTGAAATGCTGAACGCAATCGCATCCGGGGTTGATAAAAACGACACCGCGCGCCAGAACGCCGCCGATAACCGCACCGCGTCGCAGATCGACGTGACCAGCGGTTCCGACGATGTCGGCCTGCCGGTACTGGTCGTTCGCGCGCCGTTTAACGCCGTGTGGAACCGCCTGCCGGATACGCTCGCGAAAGTGGGCATGAAAGTGACCGACTCCACCCGTTCCACGGGCAGCGTCGCCGTGACCTACAAAGCGCTGTCAGACAGCGACTGGCAGGCACTGGGCGCGCGCGATCCGGGCCTCTCTAACGGCGATTACAAACTTCAGGTCGGCGATCTCGATAACCGCACCAGCCTGCAGTTCATCGACCCGAAAGGCCATACGCTGACCCAGTCGCAGAACGACGCGCTGGTCGCCGCCTTCCAGGCTGCATTCAGCAAGTAA